A segment of the Methanothermococcus thermolithotrophicus DSM 2095 genome:
AAACTTTATTCCTTCATTTTCAAGGTATTTCATGACTTTTTCAGCCATGTCAGGATCTAAACCTCTTGGGAAAATTTGGGGGGCCATTTCAACAACAGTAACATCAAGACCTTTTTCTTTTAATCCGTATGCCATTTCTAAACCAATGGCGCCTGCTCCAGCAACTATGGCCTTTTTACAGTTTTTTATCCAATCTTTTATTTTCATACCGTCTTCGATGGTTCTTACTTTGAAGACTCCATCTAATGTAGCTCCCTCAATTGGAGGTATAAATGGCGTTCCACCTGTGGCTATAACGAGGTAGTCGTATTCAAGTTCTTTTTCTTCGCCGTTTAATGCATATTTTAATTTGTTTTCTTCTGAGTTAACATCTAAAACTTCTGCTTCGGTTATAACATCAATATTTCTGTTAGTTTTGTACTCCTCAGGTGTGTGCATTACAATATTTTCAAATGATTCAATTTCTCCACCTATAACATAAGGAATTGCACAAGGCGAATATGCGATATATTTTTCCTTTGTAATAACTACTATTTCCATTTCTTTATCGTATTTTCTTATCGTTGAAGCTGTTGTTAAGCCTCCTGCTCCACTACCTATTATTACTGTTCTCATTTAATTTTCACCTATCGTAAATCCAATATATGTTATATGTTCTGTGATTTAAATTGTTGATAGACTATACCTAAATAATATATATAATTTATGAACTTTAAAAAACTAAAATAAAAAATAATTAATAAAAAAATAAAAAATTAAAAGAAATTTTTATTATTGACCTAACTCTTTAACAATTTGGTCGTATATACTGAAGTTGAAAAGTATTTCATCTATTTTATTAGGGTCTTCAACACCTTTCAACTGACCGGTTGTTGATTTTTGTGCGTTCATAACATTTACAAACACATGTGTTCCTTTTTTAAGTGGTTCAGGGTTGGTGTAGAATTTAATGTTTGGTATTGAATACTCTTCCACTTCTTTGTCAGTTCCGAGCCATTCTGAACTTGCTTTTATTGCTAATTCATTATTTTCGTTAATTTCTTTTGTTGAGAGAACCATTAATTTCAACAATGACTTCACTGCAGCTTCTTTGCTTTCTAATGCGTTTTCAGATGCTACAACTACACAGCATGGGTGGTCTTCCCACATTCCTGCAGGAGGTAAGTCTTTACTGTAAACTATAGGTTTTCCGATGCCTTTTGTTTTTAAAACTTCAGGCATTGGTTCCCATGCTATTACTGCATCGAGTTCTTTTTGAGATAACATTTGTGGCATGGATTTTTGCCCTTTACAGTTTACCAATAAAACCATCGCACTTTTATCTTTTGAATTTTCAGTATATGTTATTCCTTCTGCTTCAAGTGCTTTTTTTATCATAACGTACTGTATTGAAACAGGTAATGGATGACCTATTTTCACTTGTTTTCCATTACTGTACTGTTCTTTTATCCATTTTACAAACTCTGGCCAGGTTTCCGCAGGAATATCGTTTCTAATTACAACTGCTGAACCTTCTCCCTGTAAAGCACTTATAATTTTTGCCTTATTTCCTTGGTCTATTGAGAATACTGCCGGTGGAACACCATTTAGCCCAATATCTATCTGACCTTGAGCTATAAGAGTCATAAGTTTTGCTCCACCTTCAACAACCTGTACCAATTCAACATCGGCTACTTTTTTGTCGTTTTCATAGAGCTCATATTTTTTCTTAGCTTCTACTTCTTTTAAGTAAACTCCATATTTTTCTTTGAATAAGTCTCCTTCTTTTGCAGCCACGAATAATGAGCTGTGGTGATCTGTCGGTAAGTAGGCAACTTTTAAAGTTGGTACTTCAGAACTTTGTTCTTGTGAGTTTCCGACACATCCTGCAAAAAGTAGGATCATGATGCATCCAATTAATCCAGATATCAGAGCGTATTTCTTAATAATAACACCCCTTAATGTTTTAATAGAAATTTAAACAAATAACTTAAATTATTCTTATAGTATATAAGATTTATGAATAACTAGTAATTTTTTCGTAAAATAGTAAAAAAAATGTCTTATAAGAAATTCCCGGAATATAATATTGCATGATTCAAGCATGATGAAAATTAAAAAACAGTTCCTTGTAACTCAAAATGGTTTTTCTGCTTTATTATGATTATGGGAATACCTGCCTCTAGAAGCTTTCTTTTTAGGTTTTTGTCGTTGGTACACACAACCACATTTTCATTTTCCATTGCATAGTTCATTATTTTTTCATCTGCATAGCTACCGACATCGTAGTCAGAAATTCTGTACCTTTCGATTAATTTCAAGGCAAGATTTGCAGAAAGTTTTTCACTACCTTTTAATTCCTTTTTAAGTTTTTTAAGTTCCTCCACAATACATTCTAAAATTACGACTTCATAACTACTGTTTAAAACCCTGCTAAGTTCGTAATCAAAGTTTATTCTATGCTTAAAAAGGTATATTAAGAAATTCGTGTCTGGAATTACGGTCGTTTGACGGTGAGTCATAATGTGCCTCCTAAATTTAACAAAAATATAATAATGATAATGATTTAGAATCTAATAAATAATCATAATCATTCACTTAAAATAAAAGAAATAAAAGTATATGATGTTATTTAATTTTAAACGATTTAGCACCATTATTGGCTGATTATCTTTGAGTCTTCCCCTTCTTTTTTAATAATTATCATGTTATCTGCAACCTGTTCTAGTTCTTGGTGGTGGGTAATGATTATCATTTGAGAGATAGTTTTTATATTCCTAAATATGTTTATTAGGTTCCTCCGTCTCTCCTCGTCAAGGTAGGCAGTAGGTTCATCTAAAATTATACACTCCACATTGTTACATACGGCTTTTGCTATTCCCAATCTTAAAGCAAGAGCTACTGCAATTTGCTCCCCACCGCTTAAACTTTTTACTGGAAGTCCATCTACAACTAAGCTGTAATCCTCAGTTAGTTGTATGTGACTGTAAGGTAGCTCGAAATCTTCAAATATTTCATTAGCATACCTCTGTATTAATGGAATGTATTTCTCCCTTAGGTATCTCTGGAAACCGTTTTTTGAAAATACCTCATTCCTTATTCTTTCCAGGTGATTTTTGAACTCAGCCAATTTATCTTTTTCTTTTTTCTTTTCATCCAATTCTTTTAGTTTATTTTCAAGGCTCTTTATTCTCTCATGACTCAATTTAATCTCAGATTTTATTACTTCAAGGGCTTTTTCTTTTTCAGTTAACTTTTGATATGTTTTTTCGTATTCTGATTTCATTTCCAAATGTTTTTCGGGAATATAGGAAAGATTCTGGATTTCCTCCATTAGTTCGTTTATTTTTGTTTTTTTAGTTTCCCGCTCTAAAGTTTTTTCTTTTAACATTTTGTCAATTGCATTTTCGAGCTCCGGTATTGGTATCTTGTAACTTTTTGAGTAGTTCTCAAGTATTGCAATTGAATTTTTGTAATTTTCATAACTCTCCTTATGATTTTCTTTCTCTTTTTCAGACTTAATCTTCTGATGTTCCCATTCTTTATACTGTTCCACAAATCCTAAAATTGAATATATTTTGTCTTTAATTTCTTTTAGCTCATAAGTTAATCTATCCTGTTCATCCATTAATCTCAAGATAGTTTTTAAATTATCCTTAGTTTTTTCCAGTTCTACTTTTTTTTCGTTAATTGTATTTATTGTATGACTACCAACTATAGATAGTATCTTATTTTTTTCGGATAACAGCTGTTTTTCATCTGAATCTTTTAGGCAGGCGAGGGAATAAATATATTTATCATGCTTCTCCTTCAAATTATCCATATTTTTTACAATATTTTCCAGTTCTTTAGGTAAATCCTTGTATTTTTCAAGTTCTTTTTCTACTTCTTCAAGTTTGGAACAAATTTCTTTGATATTATTGTTTATCTCCTGTAGGTAGTTATTTTTTTCTTTCAATCCTCCGTATATCTTTTTTAAATCATTCAACTGATTTAACTCTTTATTTATCGCTTCCTTCTGTTGCATGTATTTTTCCAGTTTTTTTTCAATATTTTTTAAGGACTCTTTTTCTTCTTCAAGTTCTATTTTATACTGGGACAGAAGTTCATTTTTCTTATCTTCAGTTATTTCTGATTGACATACTGGACATTTTTCCTGAGTCTTTTCGAGCTCCGCTACTGATTTTTGCAACTGTTTTATTCTACTTTCTTTTTCACCCCCTAATTTACTTAATTCATTTATTTTTATTTCTAAATCCTCTAATTCTTTTTGTAATTTATTTTCCAAGGATATTTTTTTCCCAATTTCTTCAAAACTTTTTAATTCAGCTTCAAGCTTTTTCTTATCATTTTTTTTCTTTTCCAGTTCCTTTTCCAATTCTTCTTTCTTAATAGCCAGATTTTCAAAATCCTTTTTCTTTGATTTAAGGATTTCAAATTCTTTTTCTACTTTTAAATACTCTTCATAGTATTTTTTAGTCTCATTCAACTGGTTTTTATGGTATTCTATTTTTTTCAGTTCTTTTTCAATATTTTCCAGTTCTTTAAGTTTGTCCTTTATATCTTCAAATTTTCTCAGTTCCAAGTCAATCGAGACTAATCTTCGATTTGTCGACTCACGAAACCTTTGGTTTCGTCGAGTATTGTTAATTTCTTTTTTTATTTTATTTCTCTCCCCGATATTCTGAACTACATTCTCGGCGTCCTTTAACATGTCTTTTAATTTTTCTTCGTTTTTATTTAGGTCTTTTTCAATACCTTCCAATTTTCCGATTAATTTACTATGTAGGTCGTAATATTGTTTGTAGTCTCTAATTTTATCTGAAAGTTCCTTAATTTCTTTTTCAAGTTCAATATATCTGATATAACCTTTTTCATTGTTATTTTTTATGTCATTGTGGTACCTAACTAACTTTAAATCCCTCTCGAGCCTGTTAATCTCACTTTTAATATTCTTTAACTCGCTACCTAACTCTTTTATTTTATTTTTTAGATTATTGTGTTTTTCCTTTTTAGTTTCACATTCTTTTAAAAGGTTGTATTTTTCATCTTTTAATTTTTCTAGAGCTCCCTTTTCTTCCTCAATAATTTTTTCATCTTTTTCCCTTTCTATTATTTTTACCCTG
Coding sequences within it:
- a CDS encoding PIN domain-containing protein, yielding MTHRQTTVIPDTNFLIYLFKHRINFDYELSRVLNSSYEVVILECIVEELKKLKKELKGSEKLSANLALKLIERYRISDYDVGSYADEKIMNYAMENENVVVCTNDKNLKRKLLEAGIPIIIIKQKNHFELQGTVF
- a CDS encoding ABC transporter substrate-binding protein, whose translation is MILLFAGCVGNSQEQSSEVPTLKVAYLPTDHHSSLFVAAKEGDLFKEKYGVYLKEVEAKKKYELYENDKKVADVELVQVVEGGAKLMTLIAQGQIDIGLNGVPPAVFSIDQGNKAKIISALQGEGSAVVIRNDIPAETWPEFVKWIKEQYSNGKQVKIGHPLPVSIQYVMIKKALEAEGITYTENSKDKSAMVLLVNCKGQKSMPQMLSQKELDAVIAWEPMPEVLKTKGIGKPIVYSKDLPPAGMWEDHPCCVVVASENALESKEAAVKSLLKLMVLSTKEINENNELAIKASSEWLGTDKEVEEYSIPNIKFYTNPEPLKKGTHVFVNVMNAQKSTTGQLKGVEDPNKIDEILFNFSIYDQIVKELGQ
- a CDS encoding AAA family ATPase, coding for MIIKSIKMENFRSHRNSCIEFNKGITTIIGQNGSGKSSIFEAMNFALFAPRRKSKGFTLENLKKIGAKSFSVQLEFEVRGNTYKVVRKRHSGKSEDKLYINGRLSAESTSEINKKVEEILEIDDDVFSNAIYIKQGEISSLIHIEPAKRKEIIGKLLGIEKYGAVYNQMGEIIRTFENKLVELEGELKQIDGIKNEIDEIRVKIIEREKDEKIIEEEKGALEKLKDEKYNLLKECETKKEKHNNLKNKIKELGSELKNIKSEINRLERDLKLVRYHNDIKNNNEKGYIRYIELEKEIKELSDKIRDYKQYYDLHSKLIGKLEGIEKDLNKNEEKLKDMLKDAENVVQNIGERNKIKKEINNTRRNQRFRESTNRRLVSIDLELRKFEDIKDKLKELENIEKELKKIEYHKNQLNETKKYYEEYLKVEKEFEILKSKKKDFENLAIKKEELEKELEKKKNDKKKLEAELKSFEEIGKKISLENKLQKELEDLEIKINELSKLGGEKESRIKQLQKSVAELEKTQEKCPVCQSEITEDKKNELLSQYKIELEEEKESLKNIEKKLEKYMQQKEAINKELNQLNDLKKIYGGLKEKNNYLQEINNNIKEICSKLEEVEKELEKYKDLPKELENIVKNMDNLKEKHDKYIYSLACLKDSDEKQLLSEKNKILSIVGSHTINTINEKKVELEKTKDNLKTILRLMDEQDRLTYELKEIKDKIYSILGFVEQYKEWEHQKIKSEKEKENHKESYENYKNSIAILENYSKSYKIPIPELENAIDKMLKEKTLERETKKTKINELMEEIQNLSYIPEKHLEMKSEYEKTYQKLTEKEKALEVIKSEIKLSHERIKSLENKLKELDEKKKEKDKLAEFKNHLERIRNEVFSKNGFQRYLREKYIPLIQRYANEIFEDFELPYSHIQLTEDYSLVVDGLPVKSLSGGEQIAVALALRLGIAKAVCNNVECIILDEPTAYLDEERRRNLINIFRNIKTISQMIIITHHQELEQVADNMIIIKKEGEDSKIISQ